One stretch of Musicola paradisiaca NCPPB 2511 DNA includes these proteins:
- a CDS encoding IS630 family transposase encodes TGRVSYASGNSKNSDLFINLLEALRRTYRRAKTITLVVDNYIIHKSRKVERWLEENRKFRLLFLPTYSPWLNPIERLWLSLHETITRNHQCRYLWQLLKQVTQFMNAASPFPGNQPGLAKVER; translated from the coding sequence TACGGGGCGAGTCTCTTACGCCAGTGGCAACAGCAAGAATTCTGATTTATTTATCAATCTGTTAGAAGCATTACGACGCACATACCGGCGAGCCAAAACCATTACGTTGGTGGTTGATAACTACATCATCCATAAAAGCCGCAAAGTGGAGCGCTGGCTGGAGGAGAACAGGAAGTTCCGGCTGCTGTTTCTGCCGACCTATTCGCCGTGGCTGAATCCGATAGAGCGACTGTGGCTATCGTTACACGAAACAATAACGCGAAACCATCAGTGCCGGTACCTGTGGCAGTTACTGAAACAGGTAACGCAATTTATGAATGCAGCTTCACCATTTCCCGGCAACCAACCTGGCCTGGCTAAAGTGGAGCGGTAA